In one Achromobacter spanius genomic region, the following are encoded:
- the rnhB gene encoding ribonuclease HII, producing MEQPDLFAAPVQPAMVTAGVDEAGRGPLAGAVYAAAVILNPARPITGLADSKVLKAATREALALEIQEYALAWCVASASVEEIDTLNILRATMLAMQRAVQGLSIPAQLALVDGNQAPKLGCTVQTVIKGDALVPAISAASILAKTARDADLLRLHSLYPQYAFDQHKGYGTALHLQMLREHGPCAEHRRSFAPIKAFGLAT from the coding sequence GTGGAGCAGCCTGACCTGTTCGCGGCCCCGGTGCAGCCCGCCATGGTGACTGCCGGCGTTGACGAGGCGGGCCGTGGCCCGTTGGCGGGCGCCGTCTATGCGGCGGCGGTGATCCTGAACCCCGCGCGGCCCATCACCGGGCTGGCGGATTCCAAGGTGCTGAAGGCGGCCACCCGCGAAGCCCTGGCGCTTGAAATCCAGGAATACGCCTTGGCCTGGTGCGTGGCCAGCGCCAGCGTAGAAGAGATCGACACCCTGAATATTCTGCGCGCCACCATGTTGGCGATGCAGCGGGCAGTGCAGGGGCTGTCCATACCGGCGCAGCTTGCGCTGGTGGACGGCAACCAGGCGCCCAAGCTGGGCTGCACGGTGCAGACCGTCATCAAGGGCGATGCCCTGGTGCCCGCCATTTCGGCGGCTTCCATCCTGGCCAAGACCGCGCGCGACGCCGATCTGCTGCGCCTGCACAGCTTGTATCCGCAATATGCCTTCGACCAGCACAAGGGCTACGGCACCGCGCTGCACCTGCAAATGCTGCGCGAACATGGGCCCTGCGCCGAACATCGGCGCAGTTTTGCGCCCATCAAGGCATTCGGCCTGGCGACATGA
- a CDS encoding TrmH family RNA methyltransferase — translation MKHISSRENPAVKALAKLAGTAGKRGAPVLLDGVHLCQAWLQHHGAPDQAIFDVDRLSQPDIAALAAAVPDARCLALDARLMQSLASVESGQGVAFLVTPPVLDMPVTVEENCVLFDRIQDPGNVGTLLRTCAAAGVKRVFLATGTAAAWSPKVLRSGQGAHFSLSIHEHVDLTDLLAQLRVPLVATALDGAQNLYSGSLPQRCAWVFGHEGQGVAPALLAAASLKVCIPHDMDAVESLNVGAAAAVCLFEQRRQALTASPG, via the coding sequence ATGAAGCACATCAGTTCCCGCGAGAACCCAGCCGTCAAGGCCCTGGCCAAGCTGGCCGGCACGGCCGGCAAGCGCGGTGCGCCCGTCCTGCTTGATGGCGTGCACCTGTGCCAAGCCTGGTTGCAGCACCATGGCGCGCCCGATCAAGCGATTTTCGACGTTGATCGCCTGTCCCAGCCCGACATCGCCGCGCTTGCGGCTGCCGTGCCGGACGCGCGCTGCCTGGCGCTGGACGCGCGGCTGATGCAATCCTTGGCTAGCGTGGAAAGCGGGCAGGGGGTGGCGTTCCTGGTTACGCCGCCCGTTCTGGACATGCCGGTCACCGTGGAAGAGAACTGCGTTTTGTTCGATCGGATCCAGGATCCCGGCAACGTTGGCACCTTGCTGCGCACCTGTGCCGCAGCCGGTGTGAAGCGGGTGTTTCTGGCAACCGGCACGGCGGCCGCCTGGTCGCCGAAAGTCTTGCGCAGCGGGCAGGGCGCCCATTTTTCGCTGTCCATCCACGAGCACGTTGACCTGACCGATCTGCTTGCGCAGTTGCGGGTGCCCTTGGTGGCCACGGCCCTGGATGGCGCGCAAAACCTGTATTCAGGAAGCCTGCCCCAACGGTGTGCGTGGGTTTTCGGGCATGAAGGCCAAGGCGTGGCGCCGGCGCTGCTGGCCGCGGCCAGCCTCAAGGTCTGCATCCCGCATGACATGGACGCGGTCGAGTCCTTGAACGTGGGCGCGGCGGCCGCGGTTTGCCTGTTCGAGCAACGCCGTCAGGCCTTGACCGCTTCGCCCGGCTGA
- a CDS encoding DUF2846 domain-containing protein — MKSWFKGLAAAAIVTVLAGCAGGKYEALQGSIPPIAQGNGRIYFYQPQAANLAAAQQKMRVNGEVVGRNKPGAFFFVDRPAGSYVVTNLYWTGDGVSFMLDPGQSRYIRVMAEVYGATGAVGNLSMRLVDPPELAESEMRGLRYWGAASPERVPGL; from the coding sequence ATGAAGTCGTGGTTCAAAGGCTTGGCGGCAGCCGCCATCGTCACCGTGCTGGCGGGTTGCGCCGGAGGCAAGTATGAAGCGCTGCAAGGCAGCATCCCGCCTATTGCGCAGGGAAATGGCCGCATCTATTTCTATCAGCCGCAGGCGGCCAATCTGGCAGCCGCGCAGCAGAAGATGCGCGTCAATGGTGAAGTGGTCGGGCGTAACAAGCCGGGCGCGTTCTTCTTTGTTGACCGGCCTGCTGGCAGCTACGTCGTCACCAACCTGTACTGGACCGGCGACGGCGTGAGCTTCATGCTGGACCCCGGCCAGTCGCGCTATATCCGGGTCATGGCCGAGGTGTATGGCGCCACGGGGGCCGTGGGCAATCTGTCGATGCGCCTGGTTGATCCGCCCGAACTGGCGGAAAGCGAAATGCGCGGCCTGCGCTATTGGGGGGCTGCCAGCCCCGAACGGGTGCCAGGCCTGTAA
- the ppsR gene encoding posphoenolpyruvate synthetase regulatory kinase/phosphorylase PpsR, whose amino-acid sequence MTSTPIARTVYIVSDSTGITAETFSQSVLSQFEEVEFKPIRLPFVDTLEKAAEVAMRIDRSALEAGVPPIVFSTLVNPEILARVRQANGIFMDLFGTFVSHIEQALGLKSSHSIGRSHMQANSEKYRTRIDAINFSLAHDDGQFVNQLDQADVILVGVSRCGKTPTSLYLAMQYAIKAANFPLTPDDFERGTLPSTIAPHRGKLFGLSIQPERLAEVRNERRPNSRYAQLEQCRYEVAEAERMMRREGISWLSSTTKSIEEIATTVLQEVGLDRG is encoded by the coding sequence ATGACATCTACCCCGATCGCACGCACGGTATACATCGTTTCCGACAGTACCGGCATCACCGCCGAGACCTTCAGCCAGTCGGTGCTGTCCCAGTTCGAAGAGGTGGAATTCAAGCCGATCCGGCTGCCTTTTGTCGACACACTGGAAAAGGCGGCCGAGGTCGCCATGCGCATCGACCGCAGCGCGCTTGAAGCCGGCGTGCCCCCCATCGTGTTCAGCACCCTGGTCAACCCCGAGATCCTGGCGCGTGTTCGCCAGGCGAACGGCATTTTCATGGACCTGTTCGGCACCTTCGTCAGCCATATCGAACAGGCGCTGGGCTTGAAGTCCAGCCATTCCATCGGCCGCTCGCACATGCAGGCCAATTCCGAGAAATACCGCACCCGGATCGACGCCATCAATTTCAGCCTGGCGCATGACGATGGCCAGTTCGTCAATCAACTGGACCAGGCCGACGTCATCCTGGTGGGCGTGTCGCGCTGCGGCAAGACGCCCACCAGCCTGTACCTGGCCATGCAGTACGCCATCAAGGCTGCCAACTTCCCGCTGACGCCTGATGACTTCGAGCGCGGCACCCTGCCCTCAACCATCGCTCCGCACCGCGGCAAGCTGTTCGGCCTGTCCATCCAGCCCGAACGCCTGGCCGAAGTGCGTAACGAACGCCGTCCCAACAGCCGCTATGCGCAGCTTGAGCAGTGCCGCTACGAAGTGGCCGAAGCCGAACGCATGATGCGCCGCGAGGGCATTTCGTGGCTGTCCAGCACCACCAAGTCAATCGAAGAGATCGCCACGACGGTGCTGCAGGAAGTGGGGCTGGATCGGGGTTGA
- the ppsA gene encoding phosphoenolpyruvate synthase, with product MSYVVLFEQLRMTDVDSVGGKNASLGEMISQLSGAGVRVPGGFATTADAFRDFLKASGLDQRIAERLTTLNPEDVRELANAGAQIRQWIVEAPFSAEFEAQIRAAFAKLDADGKGSFAVRSSATAEDLPDASFAGQQETFLNVVGIDDVLDKIRHVFASLYNDRAISYRVHKGYAHADVALSAGIQRMVRSDKGSAGVMFTIDTESGFEDVVFITSSYGLGETVVQGAVNPDEFYVFKPTLAQGKFPIVGRRIGSKLIKMEFDPERPEGRAVRTVDVPVSERNRYSLTDDEVNELARYAVIIEQHYKRPMDIEWGRDGVDGKIYILQARPETVKSQQGVNDVQQRYRLKATGQVLITGRAIGQKIGAGPVRVVGDISDMDKVQPGDVLVTDMTDPNWEPVMKRAAAIVTNRGGRTCHAAIIARELGIPAVVGCGNATDLLKEGQAVTVSCAEGDEGRIYDGLIETEVEEVRRGEMPAIDLKIMMNVGNPQLAFDFAQIPNGGVGLARLEFIINNNIGIHPKAVLDYPNVDGELKKAVESAARGHASPRAFFVEKMAEGVATIAAAFYPKPVIVRMSDFKSNEYRKLVGGSRYEPEEENPMLGFRGASRYIAEDFAECFRMECEALKKVRDDMGLTNVEIMVPFVRTLGQAEKVVNLLAKHGLARGENGLKLIMMCEVPSNAILADEFLQFFDGFSIGSNDMTQLTLGLDRDSGMELLAADFDERDEAVKFMLRRAIKACLAANKYVGICGQGPSDHPDFAQWLKDEGILSMSLNPDTVVDTWQRLAKQ from the coding sequence ATGTCGTATGTTGTTTTGTTCGAGCAGCTCCGCATGACGGACGTGGACTCGGTAGGAGGCAAGAACGCATCACTAGGCGAAATGATCAGCCAGCTGTCTGGCGCGGGCGTCCGCGTGCCGGGCGGCTTTGCCACGACCGCCGACGCTTTCCGCGATTTCCTGAAAGCCTCGGGCCTGGACCAGCGCATTGCTGAACGCCTGACCACGCTGAACCCCGAAGACGTGCGCGAACTGGCCAACGCCGGCGCGCAGATCCGCCAATGGATCGTCGAAGCGCCGTTCTCGGCTGAATTCGAAGCACAAATCCGTGCAGCCTTTGCCAAGCTCGACGCTGACGGCAAGGGCTCGTTTGCCGTGCGCTCGTCCGCCACGGCGGAAGATCTGCCCGACGCGTCCTTCGCCGGCCAGCAGGAAACCTTCCTGAACGTCGTGGGCATCGACGACGTGCTGGACAAGATCCGCCACGTGTTCGCGTCGCTGTACAACGACCGCGCCATTTCCTATCGCGTGCACAAGGGTTACGCCCACGCCGATGTGGCCTTGTCGGCCGGCATCCAGCGCATGGTGCGTTCCGACAAGGGCAGCGCCGGCGTCATGTTCACCATCGACACCGAATCGGGTTTTGAAGACGTCGTGTTCATCACGTCGTCCTATGGCCTGGGCGAAACCGTGGTGCAAGGCGCCGTCAACCCCGACGAGTTCTACGTCTTCAAGCCCACGCTGGCGCAAGGCAAGTTCCCCATCGTTGGCCGCCGCATTGGCTCCAAGCTGATCAAGATGGAATTCGACCCGGAGCGTCCGGAAGGCCGCGCCGTGCGTACCGTTGACGTGCCCGTGTCCGAGCGCAACCGCTATTCGCTGACCGACGACGAGGTCAATGAACTGGCCCGCTACGCGGTCATCATCGAACAGCACTACAAGCGCCCGATGGACATCGAATGGGGCCGTGATGGTGTCGACGGCAAGATCTACATCCTGCAAGCGCGCCCGGAAACGGTGAAGTCGCAGCAAGGCGTGAACGATGTGCAGCAACGCTACCGCCTGAAGGCCACCGGCCAGGTCCTGATCACCGGCCGCGCAATCGGCCAGAAGATCGGCGCAGGCCCCGTGCGCGTGGTGGGCGACATCTCCGACATGGACAAGGTCCAGCCGGGCGACGTGCTGGTCACCGACATGACGGATCCCAACTGGGAACCTGTGATGAAGCGTGCCGCGGCCATCGTGACGAACCGTGGCGGCCGTACCTGCCACGCCGCGATCATCGCGCGCGAGCTGGGCATTCCGGCTGTCGTGGGTTGCGGTAACGCCACCGACCTGCTGAAGGAAGGTCAGGCCGTGACCGTGTCTTGCGCGGAAGGCGACGAAGGCCGCATCTATGACGGCCTGATCGAAACCGAAGTGGAAGAAGTGCGCCGTGGCGAAATGCCCGCCATCGATCTGAAGATCATGATGAACGTGGGCAACCCGCAACTGGCCTTCGACTTCGCGCAGATCCCGAACGGCGGCGTCGGCCTGGCGCGCCTGGAATTCATCATCAACAACAACATCGGCATCCACCCGAAGGCAGTCCTGGACTACCCGAATGTGGACGGCGAACTGAAGAAGGCCGTGGAATCGGCTGCCCGTGGGCACGCCAGCCCGCGCGCGTTCTTCGTTGAAAAGATGGCGGAAGGCGTGGCGACGATTGCCGCCGCGTTCTACCCCAAGCCGGTCATCGTGCGCATGTCGGACTTCAAGTCCAACGAATACCGCAAGCTGGTGGGTGGTTCGCGCTACGAGCCCGAGGAAGAGAACCCCATGCTGGGCTTCCGTGGCGCATCGCGCTACATCGCCGAGGACTTCGCCGAGTGCTTCCGCATGGAATGCGAAGCGCTGAAGAAGGTTCGCGACGACATGGGCCTGACCAACGTTGAAATCATGGTGCCGTTCGTGCGCACGCTGGGTCAGGCCGAAAAGGTTGTGAACCTGCTGGCCAAGCACGGTCTGGCTCGCGGTGAAAACGGCCTGAAGCTGATCATGATGTGCGAAGTGCCGTCCAACGCCATCCTGGCCGATGAATTCCTGCAATTCTTCGACGGTTTCTCGATCGGTTCCAACGACATGACCCAGCTCACGCTGGGCCTGGACCGCGATTCCGGCATGGAGCTCCTGGCCGCTGACTTCGACGAACGCGACGAAGCCGTGAAGTTCATGCTGCGCCGCGCGATCAAGGCTTGCCTGGCCGCCAACAAGTACGTGGGTATCTGCGGCCAGGGCCCCAGCGACCACCCGGACTTCGCGCAATGGTTGAAGGACGAGGGCATTCTGTCGATGTCGCTCAACCCGGATACCGTTGTCGACACCTGGCAGCGCCTGGCCAAGCAATAA
- a CDS encoding bifunctional transcriptional activator/DNA repair enzyme AdaA, with product MSPAAAPSSTQQSAAASLSKQHASVVERACRALEAEQPPDLTTLAEQAGMSRFHFHRVFKAATGVTPKAYANALRAARARQQLESSASVTDAMYDAGFNSSGRFYEAAPAILGMTPTAFRKNGAGIDIRFAVAQCSLGALLVAATGTGICDISLDADPEQLVRNLQDRFKAARLIGADAEFETWVAAVVSFVEDPSRGLDLPLDVRGTAFQHRVWEALRDIPVGTTATYTQVAERIGAPRAVRAVARACATNSIALAIPCHRVVRTDGSMAGYRWGIDRKRELIARELKAA from the coding sequence ATGAGCCCCGCCGCAGCCCCCTCGAGCACACAGCAATCCGCCGCCGCCTCGTTAAGCAAGCAACACGCCAGCGTGGTCGAACGCGCCTGCCGCGCCCTTGAGGCGGAGCAGCCGCCCGACCTGACCACGCTGGCCGAACAAGCCGGCATGAGCCGCTTTCACTTTCACCGCGTGTTCAAGGCGGCCACGGGTGTTACGCCCAAGGCCTACGCCAACGCGCTGCGCGCTGCCCGGGCGCGCCAGCAACTTGAAAGCAGCGCCAGCGTCACCGACGCCATGTACGACGCGGGCTTCAACTCCAGCGGCCGGTTCTACGAAGCCGCCCCCGCCATTCTGGGCATGACCCCCACCGCCTTTCGCAAGAACGGCGCCGGCATCGACATCCGCTTCGCCGTGGCGCAATGTTCGCTGGGCGCGCTGCTGGTGGCGGCCACCGGCACGGGCATCTGCGACATATCGCTGGACGCCGACCCCGAACAATTGGTTCGTAACCTGCAAGACCGCTTCAAGGCCGCCCGCCTGATCGGCGCGGACGCTGAGTTCGAAACCTGGGTGGCCGCCGTGGTGAGCTTCGTCGAAGACCCGTCGCGCGGGCTGGACCTGCCATTGGACGTGCGCGGCACCGCCTTTCAGCACCGTGTGTGGGAAGCGTTGCGGGACATTCCCGTGGGCACTACGGCCACGTACACGCAGGTGGCCGAACGCATCGGTGCGCCCCGCGCCGTACGCGCGGTGGCGCGCGCTTGCGCCACCAACAGCATCGCGCTGGCCATTCCCTGCCACCGCGTGGTACGCACCGACGGGTCGATGGCGGGTTACCGCTGGGGCATCGACCGCAAGCGCGAATTGATCGCGCGTGAATTGAAAGCGGCCTAA
- a CDS encoding glutamine amidotransferase gives MTAAISPALPVLILHTGDPEDMLKSQFGGYAEQLKEAAGLAADAVEIVSVHEGQRPQPPAHYRAALITGSPAMVTDKEPWSEDTAAWLREAAAAELPMFGVCYGHQLLAYALGGKVGYNPAGREVGTQTVELLPPASGDKLLAGLPRTFPAQMLHAQTVLQPPPGSAVLARSDLDEHQMIRIGRNVFSTQFHPEFGPDFVRAHLDRYSRRYAAENLDMPDLTANVRATPVAGELLRRFLDAYAPA, from the coding sequence ATGACCGCTGCAATATCCCCTGCCCTGCCCGTCTTGATCCTGCACACCGGCGATCCGGAAGACATGCTTAAAAGCCAGTTCGGCGGCTATGCCGAACAATTGAAAGAAGCCGCTGGCCTGGCCGCCGACGCCGTCGAGATTGTCTCGGTGCATGAAGGCCAGCGCCCCCAGCCCCCCGCCCACTACCGCGCTGCGCTGATCACGGGTTCGCCCGCCATGGTCACGGACAAGGAACCCTGGAGCGAAGACACCGCCGCCTGGTTGCGCGAAGCGGCAGCGGCAGAACTCCCCATGTTCGGCGTGTGCTACGGCCACCAGTTGCTGGCGTATGCGTTGGGCGGCAAGGTGGGCTATAACCCGGCGGGCCGCGAAGTCGGCACGCAAACCGTCGAACTGCTGCCGCCAGCCTCCGGCGACAAGCTGCTGGCTGGCCTGCCCCGCACCTTTCCCGCGCAGATGCTGCATGCCCAGACCGTGCTGCAACCGCCGCCCGGCTCGGCCGTGCTGGCGCGTTCGGACCTGGACGAGCACCAGATGATCCGCATCGGCCGCAACGTCTTTTCCACCCAGTTCCATCCCGAATTCGGCCCTGATTTTGTTCGGGCCCATCTGGACCGCTACAGCCGCCGTTACGCCGCCGAAAACCTCGACATGCCCGACTTGACGGCCAACGTGCGCGCCACCCCCGTGGCGGGCGAGCTGCTGCGCCGCTTCCTGGACGCCTACGCGCCCGCCTGA
- a CDS encoding NfeD family protein, with amino-acid sequence MWIWLGLAALALIGELATGTFYLLLVALGLAAAGAAAWFGSGLEWQLVACGVVLLLGLLVLRKTRVLKKREVNSARNADVNLDIGQTVSVDSWSEHGTTRVWYRGAHWQAELAPGQAPAAGEYIITELRGSTLVLTPLGAPGTAR; translated from the coding sequence ATGTGGATCTGGCTGGGATTGGCCGCGCTGGCCCTTATCGGGGAATTGGCGACGGGTACTTTCTATCTGCTGCTGGTGGCCTTGGGGCTCGCGGCGGCAGGGGCCGCCGCCTGGTTTGGCAGTGGCCTGGAATGGCAATTGGTGGCGTGCGGCGTGGTGTTGCTGCTGGGCTTGCTGGTGTTGCGCAAGACACGCGTCTTGAAAAAGCGCGAAGTCAATTCCGCGCGTAACGCCGATGTGAATCTGGACATCGGCCAGACGGTTTCCGTGGATTCGTGGTCCGAACACGGCACCACCCGCGTCTGGTATCGCGGCGCCCATTGGCAGGCCGAACTGGCGCCGGGGCAAGCACCCGCCGCTGGCGAATACATCATTACCGAACTGCGCGGTTCGACCCTGGTGCTGACGCCCCTGGGCGCGCCGGGTACGGCTAGGTAG
- a CDS encoding SPFH domain-containing protein, which yields MIDTSTIVLLVVVALAVLIVIKSIAIVPQQHAWVVERLGKFDRVLSPGAGFVIPFIERVAYKHSLKEIPLDVPSQVCITRDNTQLQVDGVLYFQVTDPMRASYGSSNYISAITQLSQTTLRSVIGKMELDRTFEERDSINSNIVSSLDEAALNWGVKVLRYEIKDLTPPNEILRSMQAQITAEREKRALIAASEGRRQEQINIATGEREAAIARSEGEKQAQINQAQGEAAAVLAIAEATAKAITQVADAVRQPGGMEAVNLKVAERYVEAFANVAKEGNTLILPANMSDVGGMIASAMTIVKATRNT from the coding sequence ATGATCGATACATCCACTATCGTCCTGCTCGTTGTTGTCGCGCTGGCGGTCCTGATCGTCATCAAGTCGATTGCCATCGTGCCGCAACAGCATGCCTGGGTGGTCGAACGCCTGGGTAAGTTCGACCGCGTGCTGTCGCCTGGCGCGGGCTTTGTCATTCCGTTTATCGAGCGCGTGGCCTACAAGCATTCGCTGAAGGAAATCCCGCTGGACGTGCCCAGCCAGGTTTGCATCACGCGCGACAACACGCAACTGCAGGTGGATGGCGTGCTGTACTTCCAGGTGACCGACCCGATGCGCGCGTCGTACGGTTCGTCGAACTACATTTCCGCCATCACGCAGTTGTCACAAACCACGCTGCGTTCGGTCATCGGCAAGATGGAACTGGACCGCACCTTTGAAGAACGCGATTCGATCAACAGCAACATCGTGTCGTCGCTGGACGAGGCCGCGCTGAATTGGGGCGTGAAGGTGCTGCGTTACGAGATCAAGGACTTGACGCCGCCCAACGAGATCCTGCGTTCGATGCAGGCGCAGATTACCGCCGAGCGTGAAAAGCGCGCGCTGATCGCGGCCTCGGAAGGCCGCCGCCAGGAACAGATCAACATCGCCACTGGCGAACGCGAAGCCGCCATCGCCCGTTCGGAAGGCGAAAAACAGGCGCAGATCAACCAGGCGCAAGGTGAGGCCGCCGCGGTACTGGCCATTGCCGAAGCCACCGCCAAGGCCATTACGCAGGTGGCCGACGCGGTGCGTCAGCCGGGCGGCATGGAAGCCGTCAACCTGAAGGTGGCCGAGCGCTACGTGGAAGCGTTCGCCAATGTGGCCAAGGAAGGCAACACGCTGATCCTGCCGGCCAATATGTCGGACGTGGGCGGCATGATCGCCTCGGCCATGACCATCGTGAAAGCCACGCGCAACACCTGA
- a CDS encoding GGDEF domain-containing protein, producing MIAPVNLLLIAALAGVLSLCVLGSLARSGMAGIRETIRANLLTLLAFFTFALQNTSAPWWLSVVVPNAAIGLALFSYYSGLRRLLGLSVPKHLMTLACLLALVVLLAYTYVDWRVGPRIVVMSLLQMGFLLAVAVTVQRNMPTHRSRYSYRFVWAVSAISAALCALRAAVYLLDLALPLPLLEPSAWNIAFLTLGVLIMPCLTLGTIMIIHDRMLADREQEANTDFLTGLMSRKAWWLQAERYCAQALRTRRPLTLLLLDVDYFKRINDTHGHVAGDAVLRHFGLLATATLRTGDHVGRVGGEEFGVLFPDMRADAVMDVAARLLDSVRRTPCSHGGSTISDTFSAGVAEWVPGENLQVFFERADRKLYRAKEAGRNRIVGPGEPADRLPAAA from the coding sequence ATGATCGCTCCCGTTAATTTGCTTTTGATAGCAGCACTGGCGGGGGTGCTATCGCTCTGCGTGCTGGGGTCGCTGGCTCGCAGCGGCATGGCCGGCATCCGCGAAACCATACGCGCCAACTTGCTCACGCTGTTGGCGTTTTTTACGTTTGCGCTGCAGAACACCTCGGCGCCCTGGTGGTTGTCGGTGGTGGTGCCGAACGCGGCGATCGGGCTTGCGCTGTTCTCGTACTATTCGGGCCTGCGGCGGCTGTTGGGCTTGAGCGTGCCCAAGCACCTGATGACGCTGGCTTGCCTGCTGGCGCTGGTGGTGCTGCTGGCCTATACCTATGTGGATTGGCGGGTGGGGCCGCGCATCGTAGTGATGTCGCTGTTGCAAATGGGCTTTCTGCTGGCGGTGGCGGTCACGGTTCAGCGCAACATGCCCACGCACCGTTCCCGCTATAGCTATCGCTTTGTGTGGGCGGTGTCGGCCATTTCCGCGGCGCTCTGCGCGTTGCGGGCCGCCGTCTATCTGCTGGACCTGGCGCTGCCCTTGCCCTTGCTGGAGCCCAGCGCCTGGAACATCGCCTTCCTGACCCTGGGCGTGCTGATCATGCCGTGCCTGACGCTGGGCACCATCATGATCATCCACGACCGCATGCTGGCTGACCGCGAGCAAGAGGCGAACACGGATTTCCTGACAGGGCTGATGTCGCGCAAGGCGTGGTGGCTGCAGGCCGAACGCTATTGCGCGCAGGCGCTGCGCACGCGCCGTCCCTTGACCTTGCTGCTGCTGGATGTCGATTATTTCAAGCGCATCAACGACACGCATGGCCATGTGGCGGGCGACGCCGTGCTGCGCCATTTCGGCTTGCTGGCCACGGCCACGTTGCGCACCGGTGACCATGTCGGCCGCGTGGGCGGCGAGGAATTTGGTGTGTTGTTTCCCGACATGCGGGCCGATGCGGTGATGGACGTGGCGGCCCGGCTGCTCGATTCCGTGCGGCGCACCCCTTGCTCGCATGGCGGCAGCACCATTTCCGATACGTTCAGCGCGGGCGTGGCGGAATGGGTGCCCGGAGAAAACCTTCAGGTGTTCTTTGAACGCGCCGACCGCAAGCTCTATAGGGCCAAAGAGGCGGGGCGCAACCGCATCGTCGGGCCGGGCGAGCCGGCCGACCGTTTGCCGGCCGCGGCCTGA
- the smpB gene encoding SsrA-binding protein SmpB: MSIIDNRKASHDYFIEDRYEAGLVLQGWEVKAIRDGRVQLKESYVIVRDGELYLLGMHVSPLPTASTHIHPDAMRTRKLLLKAEEISKLIGKVEQRGYTLVPLNLHYKNGRIKLDFALGRGKKLFDKRDTAREKDWQREKERIMKHDTRAPRKDKDD; encoded by the coding sequence ATGAGCATTATCGACAACCGCAAGGCCTCGCACGACTATTTCATTGAAGACCGCTATGAAGCCGGCCTTGTCCTGCAAGGCTGGGAAGTCAAGGCGATCCGTGATGGCCGCGTGCAGCTAAAGGAAAGCTACGTCATCGTACGCGATGGCGAACTGTACCTGCTGGGCATGCACGTCAGCCCGCTGCCCACGGCGTCCACCCATATTCATCCCGATGCCATGCGCACGCGCAAGCTGCTGCTCAAGGCCGAGGAAATCAGCAAGCTGATCGGCAAGGTCGAGCAGCGCGGCTACACCTTGGTGCCGCTGAACCTGCACTACAAGAACGGGCGCATCAAGCTGGACTTCGCGCTGGGCCGTGGCAAGAAGCTGTTCGACAAGCGCGACACCGCGCGCGAAAAAGACTGGCAGCGTGAAAAAGAACGCATCATGAAGCACGACACGCGCGCCCCGCGCAAAGACAAAGACGATTGA
- a CDS encoding type II toxin-antitoxin system RatA family toxin gives MHKVQRSVLVPYSAAQMFDLVADVEKYPEFMPWCGGAEVQSRDEHGMQASILISFAGMKQRFTTRNTHVYPDRIDLELVDGPFSSLVGHWEFQPLAEDACKVLFTMEYAFSNRALEMVVGPVFNRIATSFIDSFTKRAQAKYGE, from the coding sequence ATGCACAAAGTACAACGATCCGTCCTGGTGCCCTACAGCGCCGCCCAGATGTTCGACCTGGTTGCCGACGTGGAGAAGTACCCCGAGTTCATGCCGTGGTGCGGCGGGGCCGAGGTGCAAAGCCGCGATGAACACGGCATGCAGGCCTCCATCCTGATCAGTTTCGCGGGCATGAAGCAGCGCTTCACCACGCGCAACACCCACGTCTATCCCGACCGGATCGACCTGGAACTGGTGGATGGCCCCTTTTCCAGCCTGGTCGGGCACTGGGAATTCCAACCCCTGGCGGAAGACGCTTGCAAGGTTCTGTTCACCATGGAGTACGCATTTTCAAATCGTGCCCTGGAAATGGTGGTGGGACCCGTCTTCAACCGTATCGCCACCAGCTTCATTGATTCCTTCACCAAGCGGGCGCAGGCCAAATATGGCGAATGA
- a CDS encoding RnfH family protein, which produces MANEPSVAALINVSVCYALPGHVWLRELRVPEGATVSDALAASGFAQAFPVVQPWERGVGIFGKAAEPQSRLAEGDRVEIYRGLSFDPKESRRRRAEHRRAKTAKNGRVRPAGLL; this is translated from the coding sequence ATGGCGAATGAGCCCTCCGTGGCCGCGCTGATCAACGTCAGCGTCTGCTATGCCTTGCCGGGCCATGTGTGGTTGCGAGAACTGCGCGTGCCCGAGGGCGCCACCGTGTCGGATGCCCTGGCGGCCAGCGGGTTCGCGCAGGCGTTTCCCGTGGTGCAGCCGTGGGAGCGCGGCGTGGGTATCTTTGGCAAGGCCGCTGAGCCGCAATCCAGGCTGGCCGAGGGCGACCGCGTTGAGATCTATCGCGGCTTGAGCTTCGACCCCAAGGAATCACGCCGCCGCCGCGCCGAACACCGACGCGCCAAGACGGCCAAAAATGGCCGGGTGCGGCCAGCCGGGCTGCTGTAA